A single region of the Pontimicrobium sp. SW4 genome encodes:
- the hemH gene encoding ferrochelatase, whose translation MKGILLVNLGSPDSPEPKDVKKYLGEFLMDERVIDVPLWARNLLVKGIILNTRPKASAAAYKKIWWEEGSPLIVISERLQEKIQKQVNIPVALAMRYGSMTIKKGMQELVDKGVDEILLFPLYPQFAMATTETILVLAEEIRKEYFSQIKLDSVKAFYNKQDYIEVLSNSIKKHLSGKQYDHLLFSYHGVPERHIKKRDITKSHCKIDGSCCSTPSKAHEFCYRHQCLEVTRLVAKQLQLEENTYSSSFQSRLGFDPWLQPYTDRTIERLGKEGIKNMAIVTPAFVSDCLETLEEIAMEGQEIFHEVGGNQFTTIPCLNDDKEFVDLLSNWINDWNSKN comes from the coding sequence ATGAAAGGAATATTACTAGTAAATTTGGGTTCTCCAGATAGCCCAGAACCTAAAGATGTAAAGAAGTATTTAGGAGAATTTTTAATGGACGAACGCGTTATTGATGTTCCTCTTTGGGCAAGAAATCTTTTAGTAAAAGGTATTATTTTAAACACACGACCAAAGGCTTCTGCTGCAGCATACAAGAAAATTTGGTGGGAAGAAGGCTCTCCTTTAATTGTTATTTCAGAAAGATTACAAGAAAAAATTCAGAAGCAGGTAAATATTCCTGTTGCTTTAGCCATGCGCTATGGAAGTATGACTATTAAAAAAGGAATGCAAGAATTGGTTGATAAGGGTGTGGATGAAATTCTTCTTTTCCCTTTATACCCTCAATTTGCTATGGCAACTACTGAAACTATTTTAGTGTTGGCTGAAGAGATACGGAAAGAGTATTTTTCTCAAATAAAATTGGATTCTGTTAAAGCATTTTATAACAAACAAGATTATATTGAAGTACTTTCAAATAGTATTAAAAAGCATCTATCAGGGAAACAATATGATCACTTATTGTTTTCCTATCATGGTGTTCCAGAAAGGCATATAAAGAAACGTGATATTACTAAATCACACTGTAAAATTGATGGAAGTTGCTGTTCTACACCATCAAAAGCACATGAATTTTGTTATAGACATCAATGCCTTGAGGTAACACGATTGGTAGCAAAACAGCTTCAACTTGAAGAAAACACGTATTCATCTTCATTTCAATCTAGGCTAGGGTTTGATCCTTGGTTACAACCATATACAGATAGAACCATAGAACGATTAGGTAAAGAAGGCATTAAAAATATGGCAATAGTAACACCAGCTTTTGTAAGCGATTGTTTAGAAACATTAGAGGAAATTGCTATGGAAGGCCAAGAAATATTCCATGAGGTTGGAGGGAATCAATTTACGACAATTCCTTGTTTAAATGATGATAAAGAGTTTGTTGATTTACTCTCTAATTGGATTAATGATTGGAATAGCAAAAATTAA
- a CDS encoding AraC family transcriptional regulator, translating into MNEKNTKKNVARGAFIETKIEDGFYVLIYQNDNNVIETVEREIDASFIQFHFCIKGKAAFQFNSGNYTLNINEQTSLLLYNPQRNLPIHLDINPNSSLVSVLISIKKFHGLFSEEANYISFLNEENKDKKYYKDGKISPSLSIVLNQLVNYNLNESIKNLYFKGKAYELLSLYFNRNEDANVEQCPFLIDESNVIKIRKAKDIIVSRIAEPPSLQELADEIDLSLKKLKEGFKQIYGDTVFSFLFDYKMEVARKLLESGDHNVNEVGLKVGYSTASHFIAAFKKKYGTTPKKYLMSLSS; encoded by the coding sequence ATGAACGAAAAAAATACTAAAAAAAATGTCGCTAGAGGTGCTTTCATTGAAACAAAAATAGAAGATGGTTTTTATGTTTTAATCTATCAAAATGATAATAATGTAATTGAAACGGTTGAACGAGAAATAGATGCTAGTTTTATTCAATTTCATTTTTGTATTAAAGGAAAAGCTGCTTTTCAATTTAATAGTGGAAATTATACATTGAATATTAACGAACAGACATCGCTATTGCTATATAATCCGCAAAGGAATTTGCCAATTCATTTAGATATAAATCCAAACTCTTCATTAGTCTCTGTTTTAATCTCGATTAAGAAGTTTCATGGTTTGTTTTCAGAAGAAGCGAATTACATTTCCTTTTTAAATGAAGAGAATAAAGACAAAAAATATTATAAAGATGGTAAAATTTCGCCATCATTATCTATAGTTTTAAATCAGTTGGTTAATTATAATTTAAACGAATCTATTAAAAACTTATACTTTAAAGGAAAAGCTTATGAGCTATTGAGTTTATATTTTAATAGAAATGAAGATGCTAATGTAGAACAATGCCCTTTTTTAATTGATGAATCTAACGTTATAAAAATTAGAAAAGCCAAAGACATTATAGTGTCACGAATAGCTGAACCACCAAGCTTACAAGAGTTAGCAGATGAAATTGATTTAAGTTTAAAAAAACTTAAAGAAGGATTTAAACAAATTTATGGCGACACTGTGTTTAGCTTTTTATTTGATTATAAAATGGAAGTTGCTCGAAAGCTCTTAGAATCAGGAGATCATAACGTTAATGAAGTTGGATTAAAAGTAGGCTATAGTACTGCAAGCCATTTTATTGCCGCTTTTAAAAAGAAATATGGTACAACGCCAAAAAAATATTTGATGTCATTATCATCATAA
- the hemA gene encoding glutamyl-tRNA reductase codes for MKQYNISKSSTFYAIGLSYKKADAKIRGHFSLDENATQRLIEQAKLEEIESLIVTSTCNRTEIYGFAQHPYQLIKLLCDNTKGTVEEFQDVAFIYKNKEAISHMFRVGSGLDSQILGDFEIISQLKKSAIISKKEGLLNTFLERLINSVIQASKRIKTETSISSGATSVSFASVQYILNEVENVSEKNILLFGTGKIGRNTCENLVKHTQNKQITLINRTKDKAEAIAGKFNLIVKDYANLQEEINNSDILIVATGAQQPTVDKAILQNKKPLLILDLSIPKNVNTNVSELDKVTLVHLDYLSKVTDSTLENRKLDIPKAELIIEDVKTEFNQWLETRKFAPTIKALKNKLNDFKVAEFDTQRKKIANFDEAQAEIISNNLIQKITNHFAHHLKDENCTADDSLELIKKVFQLEEEPTKHV; via the coding sequence ATGAAGCAATACAATATTTCAAAGAGTAGTACTTTCTATGCTATTGGCTTAAGCTATAAAAAGGCTGACGCTAAAATTCGCGGTCATTTTAGTTTAGATGAAAATGCAACTCAAAGATTAATTGAACAAGCAAAATTAGAAGAGATTGAAAGTTTAATTGTTACCTCAACATGTAACAGAACTGAAATTTATGGCTTTGCGCAACACCCATATCAGCTTATAAAATTACTTTGTGATAATACAAAAGGGACTGTTGAAGAGTTTCAAGATGTTGCATTTATTTATAAAAATAAAGAAGCAATTTCTCATATGTTTCGTGTTGGATCGGGTCTAGATAGTCAAATTTTAGGTGATTTTGAAATTATTAGTCAGTTAAAGAAAAGCGCAATAATTTCTAAAAAAGAAGGCTTATTAAATACATTTTTAGAGCGATTAATTAATTCTGTTATTCAAGCAAGTAAGCGTATTAAAACTGAAACCAGTATTTCTTCAGGTGCTACTTCAGTGTCTTTTGCATCTGTTCAATATATATTGAATGAAGTTGAAAATGTTTCAGAAAAAAATATTCTGCTTTTTGGAACAGGAAAAATAGGTAGAAATACGTGTGAAAACTTGGTGAAACATACCCAAAATAAACAAATCACTTTAATTAACAGAACCAAAGATAAAGCTGAGGCTATTGCAGGAAAGTTTAATCTAATAGTAAAAGATTATGCTAACTTACAAGAAGAGATTAATAATTCTGATATTTTAATTGTTGCAACTGGAGCGCAACAACCAACAGTTGATAAAGCTATTTTACAAAATAAAAAACCTTTACTTATTTTAGATTTATCAATTCCTAAAAATGTGAATACAAATGTTTCAGAACTAGATAAAGTGACTTTAGTGCATCTTGATTATTTATCTAAAGTAACTGATTCTACACTTGAAAATAGAAAACTAGATATTCCTAAAGCAGAACTAATTATTGAAGATGTAAAAACAGAATTTAATCAATGGTTAGAAACTCGAAAATTTGCTCCAACTATTAAAGCACTTAAAAATAAACTCAATGATTTTAAAGTAGCTGAGTTTGATACACAACGTAAAAAAATAGCTAACTTTGATGAAGCTCAGGCCGAAATTATTAGTAATAACCTCATTCAAAAAATTACTAATCATTTCGCACATCATTTAAAAGATGAAAATTGCACCGCAGATGATAGTTTGGAGCTTATTAAAAAAGTGTTTCAATTAGAAGAAGAACCCACAAAGCATGTCTAA
- the hemC gene encoding hydroxymethylbilane synthase: MSKIIRIGTRDSQLALWQANAVQQMLEKLGHKTEIVPVKSTGDLVQNKPLYELGITGIFTRTLDIAMLNHDIDIAVHSLKDVPTLLPKGIVQAAVIKRGNFKDFLVFKNNEEFLSQRDAIIATGSLRRRAQWLNRYPTHTTVDLRGNVNTRLQKLEDNKNWNAAIFAAAGLGRLGIKPENSVNLDWMVPAPAQGAIMITALEEDKRTRDICKELNHEETEICTSIERQFLNLLEGGCTAPIGALAFVKDEEVHFKGILLSPDGSKKIEVNRIEKLENKDTIAAYCANFIIERGGKNLMDTIKRSSQQTNVYSTKTLTTDQRLLFNEKVIVESSDFIKISLNRIKPQIIRQPIKNVVITSKNTVEALLNNFSAVELQFQNIYCVGRRTKRLVEKRIGPVKHAEKNAKALAEYLVNYIDGTEVTYFCSDLRLDALPTILDDNNIKVNEVEAYQTKYDTQKVKDSVEGVMFYSPSTVQSYLKENDPDKIAFCIGETTANEAKNKFSDVRIAKVPTVESVIELVNEHFISA; encoded by the coding sequence ATGTCTAAAATTATACGAATTGGTACACGCGATAGTCAACTAGCACTATGGCAAGCTAACGCTGTGCAACAAATGCTGGAAAAACTTGGCCACAAAACCGAAATTGTACCAGTAAAATCAACAGGTGATTTGGTTCAAAACAAACCGCTTTACGAACTAGGAATCACAGGAATATTTACTAGAACACTAGATATTGCCATGTTAAATCATGACATAGACATCGCCGTACATTCCTTAAAAGACGTTCCAACTTTATTACCAAAAGGCATCGTACAAGCAGCCGTAATAAAGCGAGGAAATTTTAAAGATTTTCTAGTTTTCAAAAATAACGAAGAGTTTTTATCGCAACGAGATGCTATTATTGCTACAGGAAGTTTACGTCGTCGCGCACAATGGCTTAACAGATACCCAACACATACCACAGTTGACTTACGAGGTAATGTTAATACACGATTGCAAAAACTTGAAGATAACAAAAATTGGAATGCTGCTATTTTTGCGGCCGCAGGTTTAGGAAGGCTAGGAATAAAACCCGAAAACTCAGTAAATTTAGACTGGATGGTTCCTGCTCCAGCACAAGGTGCTATTATGATTACTGCCTTAGAAGAAGATAAACGCACAAGAGACATATGCAAAGAATTAAATCATGAAGAAACCGAAATATGCACAAGCATAGAGCGCCAGTTTTTAAACTTACTGGAAGGTGGTTGTACAGCACCAATTGGTGCTTTAGCATTTGTTAAGGATGAAGAAGTTCATTTTAAAGGCATATTGTTAAGTCCCGATGGAAGCAAAAAAATAGAAGTCAATCGTATTGAAAAATTAGAGAATAAAGATACAATAGCTGCATATTGTGCAAATTTTATTATTGAGCGTGGAGGTAAAAACTTAATGGACACTATTAAGCGTTCATCACAACAAACTAATGTCTATTCTACAAAAACGCTAACGACAGATCAACGTTTACTATTTAACGAAAAAGTTATTGTTGAAAGTTCAGATTTTATTAAAATAAGTCTAAACAGAATCAAGCCACAAATAATAAGACAGCCAATTAAAAATGTAGTAATTACAAGCAAAAATACAGTAGAAGCATTGCTAAATAATTTTTCGGCAGTTGAATTACAGTTTCAAAATATATACTGTGTTGGTCGTCGTACAAAACGCTTAGTTGAAAAACGTATTGGACCAGTTAAACATGCCGAAAAAAACGCCAAAGCACTTGCAGAATACTTAGTAAATTATATTGATGGTACTGAAGTTACCTACTTCTGTAGTGATTTGCGTTTAGATGCTTTACCAACTATTTTAGATGATAACAATATAAAAGTGAATGAAGTAGAGGCTTATCAAACAAAATATGACACCCAAAAGGTTAAAGACTCAGTAGAAGGCGTTATGTTTTACAGCCCTTCAACAGTTCAAAGCTATTTAAAGGAAAACGATCCAGATAAAATTGCTTTCTGTATTGGCGAAACCACAGCTAACGAAGCAAAAAATAAATTTAGCGATGTTAGAATTGCTAAAGTTCCTACAGTTGAAAGTGTTATTGAATTAGTAAATGAACATTTTATTTCTGCGTAG
- the hemE gene encoding uroporphyrinogen decarboxylase, with protein MIKNDLFLRALRGETVNRPPVWMMRQAGRYLPEFMEIKAKYDFFTRCQTPELASEITVQPIRRYGMDAAILFSDILVIPQAMNIEVEMKPNFGPYLPHPVRTQKDVNNVIVPDVAIALYYVYQAIKATKEKLNNEIPLIGFAGSPWTILCYCVQGQGSKNFDKAKEFCFTNPIAAHQLLQKITDTTIAYLKEKVKAGVDAVQVFDSWGGMLSPVDYQEFSWQYINQIIEALKDDAPVIAFGKGCWFALEDMAKSNASALGIDWTCSPRNARYLTGGNITLQGNFDPTRLFSPPSEIKKMVHQMIDAFGKDKYIVNLGHGILPNIPLDNAKAFIDAVKDYKSPT; from the coding sequence ATGATAAAAAACGATTTATTTTTAAGAGCATTAAGAGGTGAAACGGTTAATCGTCCTCCAGTTTGGATGATGCGTCAAGCTGGACGTTATTTGCCTGAATTCATGGAAATTAAAGCCAAATATGACTTCTTTACACGCTGCCAAACACCAGAACTAGCAAGTGAGATTACTGTACAACCTATTCGTCGTTATGGTATGGATGCTGCGATTCTTTTTAGCGATATTTTAGTAATTCCTCAAGCTATGAATATTGAAGTGGAAATGAAGCCAAATTTTGGGCCATATCTACCACACCCTGTTCGTACGCAAAAAGATGTAAACAATGTGATTGTTCCAGACGTTGCTATAGCTTTATATTATGTTTATCAGGCTATTAAAGCCACAAAAGAAAAGCTAAATAATGAAATTCCTTTAATTGGTTTTGCTGGCTCACCTTGGACTATTTTATGCTATTGTGTGCAAGGTCAGGGAAGTAAAAACTTTGATAAGGCTAAAGAATTTTGTTTTACAAATCCTATTGCTGCACATCAGTTACTTCAAAAAATTACTGATACTACGATTGCTTATTTAAAAGAAAAAGTAAAGGCTGGAGTTGATGCTGTTCAAGTATTTGATTCTTGGGGAGGCATGTTATCTCCTGTCGATTATCAAGAATTTTCGTGGCAATACATCAATCAAATTATTGAAGCATTAAAGGATGATGCTCCTGTTATAGCTTTTGGAAAAGGGTGCTGGTTTGCGCTCGAGGATATGGCAAAATCCAATGCCTCTGCCTTAGGTATAGATTGGACCTGCTCGCCAAGAAATGCACGCTATTTAACTGGAGGGAACATAACGCTCCAAGGTAATTTTGATCCAACGCGATTATTTTCACCGCCTTCAGAAATTAAAAAGATGGTACACCAAATGATTGATGCTTTTGGAAAAGATAAATACATTGTAAATTTAGGTCATGGAATTTTACCAAATATTCCATTAGATAACGCCAAAGCTTTTATTGATGCTGTAAAAGACTATAAAAGCCCCACTTAA
- a CDS encoding EI24 domain-containing protein, whose product MIKNIFIGIKAYAGAFELISKLKLWKYFVIPIFISIITAIAIGVSAYGFSDNIGQFISRIWVWEWGKDTFTTISEIFGGIIIIALGLILYKHIIMAFSAPFMSPVSEKIEAHLLGSDSKLLHQHRNTSFQEQLWRGIRINVRNLFMELWLTAVILIISLVPVIGWLTSLLLFFVQAYYAGFGNMDYTLERHYNYPKSLSFVRKHRGIAIGNGIVFMLFLLIPIIGVILVLPLSVTAASTKTIEALKLENNSHAA is encoded by the coding sequence ATGATAAAAAACATTTTCATAGGAATTAAAGCTTATGCTGGAGCTTTTGAGTTAATCTCTAAGCTCAAACTATGGAAATATTTTGTAATCCCTATTTTTATTAGCATTATAACAGCCATAGCTATTGGTGTATCTGCTTATGGGTTTTCCGATAATATTGGTCAATTTATTTCAAGAATTTGGGTCTGGGAATGGGGAAAAGACACTTTTACTACCATTAGCGAAATATTTGGAGGCATTATAATTATTGCTCTAGGATTAATTCTATACAAGCACATTATTATGGCTTTTTCAGCACCATTTATGAGTCCTGTGTCTGAAAAAATAGAAGCACATTTATTAGGCTCAGATTCTAAATTGCTTCATCAACATCGAAACACCTCTTTTCAAGAACAACTTTGGCGAGGTATTAGAATAAATGTTCGTAATTTATTCATGGAACTTTGGCTAACAGCAGTAATTCTTATTATTAGTTTAGTTCCTGTTATTGGTTGGCTTACGTCTTTATTACTGTTTTTTGTTCAAGCGTACTACGCTGGTTTTGGTAATATGGATTACACTTTAGAGCGTCATTATAACTACCCCAAAAGTCTTTCATTTGTTAGAAAACATAGAGGGATTGCTATTGGAAATGGCATTGTATTTATGCTATTTTTATTAATCCCAATTATAGGCGTAATACTAGTACTGCCATTATCTGTTACTGCAGCTTCAACAAAAACTATAGAAGCTTTAAAACTTGAAAATAATTCGCATGCGGCTTAG
- a CDS encoding GNAT family protein → MRLSFDSFYIVPIQLKDAWSLCNFIVSNEDRLKRYFPKTLSENLTPTLSQFFVEKKVRQFKLKEEFLFTLKEEKTNALVGLIYLKELNWNKKQGEFAYCIGYPFKGQGLTSKAIKELSNHAFETLGVETLQIIAHRTNIGSIKVAENNNFKWVKTLVKGFTPTNEDPIDMELYELYKQ, encoded by the coding sequence ATGCGGCTTAGCTTTGACTCCTTCTATATTGTGCCTATCCAACTTAAAGATGCTTGGAGTTTATGTAATTTTATTGTGTCTAACGAAGATCGATTAAAACGTTACTTCCCTAAAACGCTATCGGAAAACTTAACCCCAACCTTATCTCAATTTTTTGTAGAAAAAAAGGTGCGTCAATTCAAGTTAAAAGAAGAATTTCTTTTTACCTTAAAGGAAGAAAAAACGAATGCACTTGTTGGTTTGATTTATCTTAAAGAATTAAACTGGAATAAAAAACAAGGAGAATTCGCTTATTGTATTGGTTATCCATTTAAAGGGCAGGGTTTAACTTCAAAAGCAATAAAGGAATTATCAAATCATGCATTTGAAACATTAGGTGTAGAAACATTACAAATCATTGCCCATAGAACTAATATTGGAAGTATAAAAGTTGCCGAAAACAACAATTTTAAATGGGTAAAAACTTTAGTAAAGGGGTTTACTCCAACAAATGAAGATCCAATAGATATGGAGTTATACGAACTCTATAAACAATAA
- the hemF gene encoding oxygen-dependent coproporphyrinogen oxidase, with amino-acid sequence MKDIFYQYIQDLQNQITSKLEAVDGKAKFQEDLWKRPEGGGGRTRVIENGNVFEKGGVNISAVHGELPETMRKHFGVDEAQFFACGLSLVLHPKNPMVPTVHANWRYFEMYDSSGNIVSQWFGGGQDLTPYYLFEEDAIHFHKVSKVACDKHDLAFYPKYKARCDEYFYNSHRNEARGIGGLFFDYCKASDDMTMQDWYNFVTEVGNSFLEAYVPIVEKRKSLPYTKAQRNWQEIRRGRYVEFNLVHDKGTLFGLKTNGRIESILMSLPPHVQWVYNHHPESGSEEEKLINVLKNPIKWV; translated from the coding sequence ATGAAAGATATATTTTATCAATACATACAAGATTTACAAAACCAAATTACTTCTAAATTAGAAGCAGTAGACGGTAAAGCTAAATTTCAAGAAGACTTATGGAAACGTCCAGAAGGTGGTGGTGGAAGAACTCGCGTGATTGAAAACGGAAATGTTTTTGAAAAAGGCGGTGTTAATATCTCTGCTGTTCATGGTGAACTACCAGAAACTATGCGCAAACATTTTGGAGTTGACGAAGCACAGTTCTTTGCTTGCGGATTAAGTTTAGTATTGCATCCTAAAAACCCTATGGTTCCAACAGTTCATGCCAATTGGCGCTATTTTGAAATGTATGATTCATCTGGAAACATCGTCTCACAATGGTTTGGTGGTGGACAAGATTTAACACCTTATTATTTATTTGAAGAAGATGCTATTCATTTTCACAAAGTTTCTAAAGTAGCTTGTGATAAGCATGACCTAGCTTTTTATCCAAAATACAAAGCGCGTTGTGATGAATATTTCTATAATTCACACAGAAATGAAGCACGTGGCATTGGTGGTTTGTTTTTCGATTATTGTAAGGCTTCAGATGACATGACTATGCAAGATTGGTATAACTTTGTAACCGAAGTTGGTAATAGCTTTCTAGAAGCATATGTTCCCATAGTTGAAAAACGAAAAAGTTTACCCTACACTAAAGCACAACGTAATTGGCAAGAAATTCGTCGTGGACGTTATGTCGAGTTTAATTTAGTACATGATAAAGGCACACTTTTCGGATTGAAAACTAATGGACGGATTGAAAGTATTTTAATGAGTTTGCCGCCTCATGTACAGTGGGTGTATAATCATCATCCAGAATCTGGAAGTGAAGAAGAAAAATTAATTAACGTATTAAAAAATCCAATAAAATGGGTTTAA
- the hemB gene encoding porphobilinogen synthase has protein sequence MYPLRRNRRLRTNEAIRSLVRETIITPNDFLVPLFVVEGKGIKEEILSMPNYFRYSLDLLENEVKELWKLGLKSVLLFVKVPDNLKDNKGTEALNPNGLMQRAIKMVKNVCPEMLVMTDVALDPYSSYGHDGIVENGLILNDETADILAEMSISHAQAGANFVAPSDMMDGRILTIREALEDEGFIDTGIMSYSAKYASAFYGPFRDALDSAPVDMINIPKDKKTYQMDYANRFEAIRETEMDIDEGADIVMVKPGIAYLDIVRDIKNEVDVPVAVYQVSGEYAMLKAAAEKGWLDHDAVMMEQITAIKRAGADIIASYFAKDVVKLIS, from the coding sequence ATGTATCCATTAAGAAGAAATAGACGATTAAGAACCAACGAAGCCATTCGCTCATTGGTTAGAGAAACAATTATTACACCAAACGATTTTTTAGTACCACTTTTTGTTGTTGAAGGAAAAGGTATAAAAGAAGAAATTCTCTCAATGCCAAACTACTTTCGTTACAGCTTAGACCTATTGGAAAACGAAGTAAAAGAATTATGGAAACTTGGTTTGAAATCGGTATTGTTGTTTGTGAAAGTTCCTGATAATTTAAAAGACAACAAAGGCACAGAAGCTTTAAACCCTAATGGGTTAATGCAACGTGCCATTAAAATGGTTAAAAATGTTTGTCCAGAAATGCTTGTAATGACAGATGTTGCACTCGATCCTTACTCATCTTATGGTCATGATGGTATTGTAGAAAACGGATTGATATTAAATGATGAAACTGCAGATATTTTAGCAGAAATGAGTATTTCCCATGCACAAGCTGGAGCTAATTTTGTAGCACCTAGTGATATGATGGATGGTCGTATTTTGACCATTCGTGAGGCTTTAGAAGACGAAGGATTTATAGATACAGGTATTATGAGTTATTCAGCAAAATATGCATCAGCATTTTATGGTCCTTTTCGTGATGCTCTAGATTCTGCTCCTGTAGACATGATTAATATTCCTAAGGATAAAAAAACCTATCAAATGGATTATGCCAATCGTTTTGAAGCCATTCGTGAAACCGAAATGGACATTGATGAAGGTGCAGATATTGTCATGGTAAAACCAGGAATTGCTTATTTAGATATTGTTCGAGACATTAAAAATGAAGTCGATGTTCCAGTGGCAGTATATCAAGTATCTGGTGAATATGCAATGCTTAAAGCTGCTGCCGAAAAAGGATGGTTAGACCATGATGCTGTTATGATGGAGCAAATTACTGCCATTAAAAGAGCTGGAGCAGATATTATTGCGTCTTATTTTGCTAAAGATGTGGTAAAATTAATTTCTTAA
- a CDS encoding serine hydrolase: protein MHQKLSFLFIFLIAGNLLSAQLTYDTPESVELNSNYIEFNIDSIMHDAITQKAFPGAQLLVAKQGKIIFHKAYGFHTYDSIQQVNLNDVYDLASVTKITGSLPALMKLYEEGKLDLDVPFSNYWHSWKNRNDKKNITLRELLAHQSGMNPYIVFLSDVLKKGKTKNRFIKSKNQKRYSNKVYNNIYVKNRFNRKVFRKIKRSKVSDNKTYVYSGLASLIYPTLIENITGENYEDYLNKNFYKPLECDVLGYNPLTKNFKNNIVPTELDSLFRNDYVKGYVHDENAALLGGISGNAGLFATALDMAKYMQMLVQKGTYNGKQYFKPTTVEEFIRIQYPENDNRRGLGFDKPIIGNDTLSIKEAYPAPQVSSTSFGHSGFTGTFVWADPENELVFIFLSNRVYPSRTHRNIYNLNIRPKLQQVFYISSNSEEKLTNN, encoded by the coding sequence ATGCATCAAAAATTATCATTCCTTTTTATTTTTTTAATTGCTGGAAATCTTCTTTCTGCACAATTGACTTATGACACGCCAGAATCTGTCGAATTAAATTCAAACTATATTGAGTTTAATATAGATTCCATTATGCATGATGCAATTACTCAAAAAGCATTTCCTGGAGCACAATTGTTAGTCGCTAAACAAGGTAAAATTATATTTCATAAAGCTTATGGTTTTCATACCTATGATAGTATTCAACAGGTAAATCTTAATGATGTTTATGATTTAGCTTCAGTAACCAAAATTACTGGATCTTTACCTGCTCTAATGAAGCTTTATGAAGAAGGAAAACTTGATTTAGATGTGCCATTTAGCAACTATTGGCATTCATGGAAGAACCGCAATGACAAAAAGAATATAACGCTTCGTGAACTCTTAGCACATCAATCAGGAATGAATCCTTATATCGTATTTTTAAGTGATGTTCTTAAAAAAGGAAAAACTAAAAATCGATTCATTAAAAGCAAAAATCAAAAGCGTTACTCAAACAAAGTTTATAACAACATCTATGTTAAAAACAGATTTAATAGAAAGGTGTTTAGAAAAATTAAACGCTCAAAAGTAAGTGACAACAAAACCTATGTATATTCTGGATTAGCATCATTGATTTATCCAACACTTATTGAAAACATTACAGGCGAGAACTACGAAGATTACCTCAACAAAAACTTTTATAAACCATTAGAATGTGACGTACTTGGTTATAATCCACTTACCAAAAACTTTAAAAATAATATTGTTCCAACTGAACTAGATTCACTTTTTAGAAACGATTATGTAAAAGGCTATGTCCATGACGAAAATGCAGCGCTTTTAGGGGGTATTTCTGGTAACGCTGGATTATTTGCTACAGCTCTAGATATGGCAAAATATATGCAAATGTTAGTTCAAAAAGGCACTTATAATGGAAAACAATATTTTAAACCTACAACAGTTGAAGAATTTATAAGAATTCAATATCCTGAAAACGATAACAGAAGAGGTTTAGGGTTTGATAAGCCAATTATTGGTAACGACACTTTAAGTATCAAAGAAGCGTATCCTGCACCTCAAGTAAGTTCAACAAGTTTTGGACATTCTGGTTTCACAGGTACATTTGTTTGGGCAGACCCAGAGAATGAATTAGTTTTTATATTTTTATCCAATCGTGTATATCCAAGTAGAACGCATCGAAACATCTACAATTTAAACATTCGTCCTAAATTACAACAAGTGTTTTACATCAGTTCAAATTCCGAAGAAAAATTGACAAATAATTAG